In Arthrobacter citreus, a single genomic region encodes these proteins:
- a CDS encoding ABC transporter permease, with protein MFLALREFKHAKLRFLLISLIMILISFLVLFVSGLAKGLSFDNASSIDSMASNYFVLQKESGKQINHSMLTESQINEVQKLIGEKNLTNIGVQMTTFLKDGTAKKIDATLFGIDVNGLAAPKVIEGKMINNTTTNEVVGDISLKEKGIKLGDHISDQISGKEFKLVGFTENQSYSHAPVIHMNDKEWSMVNSKKSINTIALKTNESMAKKVNEKVSGIEVINKKQTLKGIPGYKEEQGSLLMMIVFLFFIGAFVLAVFFYIITIQKINQFGVLKAIGSKTSYLAKNIIFQVLALTLLSLIISISITFGLSKILPAGLPFVFDAQLIIGSSLLFLFVAIVGSLISLLKVVKIDAIEAIGRAF; from the coding sequence GTGTTTCTTGCATTAAGGGAATTTAAACACGCAAAATTACGTTTTTTATTAATTAGTCTAATCATGATCCTTATATCATTCCTAGTATTATTCGTTTCAGGATTAGCGAAAGGATTATCTTTTGATAATGCTTCTTCAATTGATAGCATGGCCTCAAACTATTTTGTTTTACAAAAGGAATCAGGTAAACAAATTAATCATTCAATGTTAACAGAAAGTCAAATAAATGAAGTTCAGAAACTTATTGGTGAGAAAAATTTAACTAATATTGGTGTTCAAATGACTACTTTTCTGAAGGATGGAACAGCTAAAAAAATTGATGCTACTTTATTTGGAATTGATGTGAATGGATTAGCTGCTCCTAAAGTAATTGAAGGGAAAATGATTAATAATACAACAACGAATGAAGTTGTTGGAGATATTTCCTTGAAAGAAAAAGGAATCAAACTTGGTGATCATATTTCAGATCAAATCTCGGGTAAAGAGTTTAAACTTGTAGGATTTACAGAGAACCAGTCATATAGTCATGCACCGGTTATTCATATGAATGATAAAGAATGGTCAATGGTCAATAGTAAGAAATCAATTAATACAATCGCTTTGAAAACAAATGAAAGCATGGCAAAAAAAGTAAATGAAAAAGTCTCAGGAATAGAAGTAATTAATAAAAAACAAACATTAAAAGGAATACCTGGTTATAAAGAAGAACAGGGATCATTACTAATGATGATTGTATTTCTATTCTTTATTGGAGCATTTGTATTAGCAGTCTTTTTCTATATCATTACAATTCAAAAAATTAATCAATTTGGAGTGCTAAAAGCTATCGGTTCTAAAACTAGTTATTTAGCGAAAAACATCATTTTTCAAGTTTTAGCCCTTACACTTTTGAGCTTAATCATTAGCATTTCAATAACATTTGGATTATCAAAAATATTACCAGCTGGCTTACCTTTTGTATTTGATGCTCAATTAATTATAGGAAGTTCTTTATTATTTCTATTTGTTGCAATTGTCGGCTCATTAATTTCTTTATTAAAAGTAGTAAAAATAGACGCGATTGAAGCAATAGGGAGGGCTTTTTAA
- a CDS encoding DUF4183 domain-containing protein, protein MALQLMKILVSASSTIETVPTDSRFFYVTTTSTAAGATLTIDAASFLSDTGAAVTTLPTLPTNNSYFNVYINGVLQMSGISAYTPGATGVGSLAITVPAGGDGILADTPIVLEIVSFAPTSDITVST, encoded by the coding sequence ATGGCACTTCAACTAATGAAAATTCTCGTTTCTGCTTCTTCAACAATTGAAACTGTCCCTACAGATTCAAGATTCTTCTACGTTACAACTACTTCTACTGCAGCTGGTGCAACTTTAACAATTGATGCAGCTAGCTTTTTATCTGATACTGGTGCAGCAGTTACTACACTACCAACATTACCTACAAATAATAGTTACTTTAATGTCTATATTAACGGCGTTCTACAAATGAGTGGCATTTCAGCATACACTCCTGGTGCAACAGGCGTTGGTTCATTAGCGATCACTGTACCTGCTGGAGGAGACGGAATTTTAGCTGACACTCCAATTGTGTTAGAAATAGTAAGTTTTGCACCTACTTCCGATATTACTGTTTCAACTTAA
- a CDS encoding signal peptidase I translates to MKNKLSKIVISSFRVLFTLIVCILAIFVLISRFSDKDPTVAGYQMKAVLSGSMEPTFHTGSIIGINIKQNPENYKVQDIITFQKDNKLITHRIVTVTKKGGQVLYKTKGDNNNAEDLWTVSSSEVVGQYTGFTIPYVGYALNYVSTKIGSALLLFVPGVLLFLSAFISIITSMKRLEVTKHSKTG, encoded by the coding sequence ATGAAAAACAAACTATCAAAAATAGTAATAAGTAGTTTCCGAGTATTGTTTACGTTAATTGTATGTATTCTTGCAATTTTTGTATTAATCTCTCGATTTTCGGATAAAGATCCAACTGTAGCAGGCTATCAAATGAAAGCTGTATTATCTGGATCGATGGAGCCTACGTTTCATACTGGCTCGATAATTGGGATAAACATTAAACAAAATCCAGAGAACTATAAAGTTCAAGATATTATTACATTTCAAAAAGACAATAAGTTAATTACTCATAGAATTGTGACAGTAACAAAAAAGGGTGGACAAGTTCTTTATAAAACAAAAGGTGACAACAATAATGCTGAAGACTTATGGACAGTTTCTTCGTCAGAGGTTGTTGGACAATATACTGGATTTACAATTCCTTATGTAGGATATGCTTTGAATTATGTATCTACAAAAATAGGTTCAGCTTTGCTACTGTTTGTTCCTGGTGTCCTACTATTTTTGTCTGCATTTATTTCAATCATTACTTCTATGAAACGATTAGAAGTAACGAAGCATTCTAAAACTGGATAA
- a CDS encoding ASCH domain-containing protein encodes MTNQNETNALPPKTCTIERLITLQEDIEKVLNGQKTATRRNGRYADVGEVMNLQDQRYVVEKVYSQSLGELTDEHAKQEGYTNVEEYKQSILSIHPGMPWLPKMRVWVHEFRLIQD; translated from the coding sequence ATGACAAATCAAAATGAAACTAACGCTTTACCGCCAAAAACATGTACAATTGAACGCCTAATCACACTTCAGGAAGATATCGAAAAAGTGCTGAATGGACAAAAAACAGCTACCCGCCGAAACGGGAGATATGCAGATGTTGGGGAAGTGATGAACCTTCAAGATCAACGTTATGTTGTTGAAAAGGTTTATTCGCAATCCCTTGGTGAATTAACAGATGAGCATGCTAAACAGGAAGGCTATACGAATGTAGAAGAGTATAAGCAATCAATCCTGTCAATCCACCCTGGTATGCCTTGGCTGCCAAAAATGAGGGTATGGGTTCATGAGTTTCGCCTCATCCAAGATTGA
- the poxB gene encoding ubiquinone-dependent pyruvate dehydrogenase: MRKTIADLLIDSLIQAGVTRIYGIVGDSLNAVLDSIKSSERIEWIGVRHEEVAAFAAGSDSLLSGSIAVCAGSSGPGNLHLINGLYDCHRSRIPVLAIAAQIPSIEIGSEYFQQTRPEQLFKDCSHFCETVYRAEQMPRLATIAMQHAIARKGVSVLVLPGDIAALEDRQTVPEQVIHVTNPLISPSKPELEKLAGYLNDGKKVTLLCGAGCEGAHSHLMLLCEKLKSPMVIALRGKEFLEYDNPYNAGLTGLIGYSSGYHAIMDCDVLLMLGTDFPYRQFYPDDTVILQVDIRAEHLGRRAALTYGLCGDVKETISQLLPLLTDVKDSSHLEKYVSAYKNVREDLDKFAVGNPGRTPIHPQYLTKMVSDLANEDTIFTCDVGTPTLWSARYLQMNGKRRLLGSFNHGTMANAMPQAIGAQVSQSNRQVVALCGDGGLSMLMGDLLTIHQHKLPVKIVVFNNSALSFVELEMKAAGYLETGTTLENPNFASLAEAVGMKGIRVEDPADLESALNHAFEHNGPALIDVLVNRQELAMPPKVSIEQAHGFTLWTLKAVLNGHANDVIDLAKTNLLDRFHL; encoded by the coding sequence ATGCGGAAAACTATTGCTGATTTACTGATTGATTCATTGATTCAGGCAGGAGTTACTAGAATTTATGGGATCGTTGGCGATTCTTTAAATGCGGTTTTGGATTCAATTAAAAGCTCTGAAAGAATTGAATGGATTGGCGTTCGCCATGAGGAGGTTGCGGCGTTTGCTGCGGGTTCAGATTCTCTTTTGAGTGGAAGTATCGCGGTTTGTGCGGGAAGCAGCGGTCCTGGAAATCTTCATTTAATTAACGGATTATACGATTGTCATCGAAGCCGGATTCCTGTTCTAGCTATTGCTGCTCAAATTCCAAGTATTGAAATTGGAAGTGAGTATTTTCAACAAACTCGTCCTGAGCAACTATTTAAAGATTGCAGCCATTTTTGTGAAACGGTATATAGAGCTGAACAAATGCCTCGTCTAGCAACGATTGCAATGCAGCATGCTATTGCAAGAAAAGGTGTATCTGTACTTGTGTTACCAGGTGACATTGCTGCGCTAGAAGATCGACAAACTGTTCCAGAACAAGTTATTCATGTTACTAATCCATTGATTAGTCCTTCTAAACCTGAGTTAGAGAAACTTGCTGGATATCTAAATGATGGGAAAAAAGTTACGTTACTTTGTGGAGCAGGCTGTGAAGGTGCACATTCTCATTTAATGCTCCTTTGCGAAAAATTAAAATCTCCAATGGTTATTGCACTTAGAGGAAAAGAATTCTTAGAATATGATAATCCATATAATGCCGGGTTAACTGGGTTAATTGGTTACTCATCAGGATACCACGCTATTATGGACTGTGATGTCTTATTAATGCTTGGCACCGATTTTCCTTACCGTCAATTTTATCCCGATGATACTGTCATCTTACAAGTTGATATTCGAGCAGAGCATTTAGGTCGACGAGCTGCCCTCACTTATGGGTTATGTGGGGATGTAAAAGAAACGATTAGTCAGCTATTACCTCTTTTAACAGATGTGAAAGATTCAAGTCACTTAGAAAAATATGTCTCAGCATACAAAAATGTACGTGAAGATTTAGATAAATTTGCTGTAGGAAATCCAGGTCGTACACCGATTCACCCTCAATATTTAACTAAGATGGTAAGTGACCTTGCAAATGAAGACACGATTTTTACATGCGATGTCGGTACTCCTACATTATGGTCTGCAAGATATTTACAAATGAATGGAAAAAGAAGATTACTTGGATCATTTAACCACGGCACAATGGCCAATGCGATGCCTCAAGCAATTGGTGCCCAAGTATCACAATCTAATCGCCAAGTAGTCGCTTTATGTGGAGATGGCGGGCTGTCCATGTTGATGGGCGATTTATTAACAATACACCAGCATAAATTACCTGTAAAAATAGTTGTATTTAATAATAGTGCTTTAAGTTTTGTAGAATTAGAAATGAAAGCTGCTGGTTACTTAGAAACTGGAACAACTTTAGAAAATCCTAACTTTGCCTCACTTGCAGAAGCCGTGGGAATGAAAGGCATTCGTGTAGAAGACCCTGCTGATTTAGAATCCGCTCTAAACCATGCATTTGAGCATAATGGACCTGCATTAATTGATGTATTAGTAAACCGCCAAGAATTAGCAATGCCTCCTAAAGTAAGTATCGAGCAAGCTCATGGCTTTACTCTCTGGACGTTAAAAGCCGTATTAAATGGTCACGCTAATGACGTGATCGACCTTGCTAAGACGAATCTTTTAGATCGATTCCATCTATGA
- a CDS encoding isovaleryl-CoA dehydrogenase, translating into MNFYKEDLNLQMILSKYFKEDFFVWASKELEEFGELCANEIDQRATHTDREGQPRLIKYDAYGNDISHVWVNEGYKQTVKDTYNRGIVSYLYKTIPELGIKGNYIYSYAQGYLLSQTEAGFYCPVTLSMAATFLVERYADVALKEKYLPHLLSTGETELYEGATFLTERQGGSDVGANVVKAIKEGDYYRIYGEKYFASNTGQCGITTILARIEGAPSGSKGLSLFLVPWKNDDGTNNGFTIRRLKDKLGVRAVPSGEIEFDGAKAFLIGDPSKGINYMMEALNLSRICNAVASIGIMRRAFLEAKKYAENRPAFGQLLTNFPMIQETLAKLASIQEVQTSAVFNLVALYDRVIGKENGTNEEQALVRLLIAILKMRTAEEAIHYSHEAIEMHGGNGYIEDFVTPRLLRDAQVLTVWEGTANILGLEILRLFKKMNVYPIFKAFIEEKLIDVPKSLVEESVIVKKKLDELNEVVNYVYTLDVNTQTYYAKKIANKMADLVEVVTAIEDAKEHIRKEYIAKVMIHERYFKDEINKEQIHLKYYDEIVDHKVSINK; encoded by the coding sequence ATGAATTTTTATAAAGAAGACCTTAATCTACAAATGATTTTAAGTAAATATTTTAAAGAAGATTTTTTTGTATGGGCAAGTAAAGAATTAGAAGAGTTTGGAGAGCTTTGTGCGAATGAAATTGATCAGCGTGCAACTCATACGGACAGAGAAGGTCAACCTCGACTAATTAAATATGATGCTTATGGTAATGATATTTCGCATGTTTGGGTAAATGAGGGGTATAAGCAAACCGTAAAGGATACTTATAATAGAGGAATTGTGAGCTATCTTTATAAAACAATTCCAGAACTCGGCATTAAAGGAAATTATATTTATTCCTATGCGCAAGGCTACTTATTATCACAGACTGAGGCTGGCTTTTATTGTCCGGTTACGTTATCTATGGCTGCCACGTTTTTAGTAGAACGATATGCAGATGTAGCACTAAAAGAAAAGTATCTCCCTCATTTATTATCGACTGGTGAAACAGAATTATATGAAGGCGCAACTTTTTTAACTGAGAGACAAGGTGGTTCTGATGTAGGAGCCAATGTAGTTAAAGCAATTAAAGAAGGAGATTACTATCGCATTTATGGAGAGAAATATTTTGCTAGTAATACAGGCCAGTGCGGAATAACAACGATTTTAGCAAGAATCGAGGGTGCGCCTTCTGGAAGTAAAGGTTTAAGCTTATTTTTAGTTCCTTGGAAGAATGATGATGGCACAAATAATGGATTTACGATTCGTCGTTTAAAAGATAAGCTCGGTGTCAGAGCGGTTCCATCGGGAGAAATTGAGTTTGACGGAGCAAAAGCTTTTCTAATTGGCGATCCATCAAAAGGAATTAACTATATGATGGAAGCATTGAACTTATCAAGAATATGTAATGCAGTAGCTTCTATTGGAATTATGAGAAGGGCTTTTCTAGAAGCGAAAAAATATGCTGAAAATAGACCTGCATTTGGACAATTACTAACAAATTTTCCAATGATTCAAGAGACATTAGCAAAACTTGCATCAATTCAAGAAGTACAAACAAGTGCAGTGTTTAATTTAGTCGCCTTATACGATCGAGTGATCGGCAAAGAAAATGGAACAAATGAAGAACAAGCACTAGTCAGACTTTTAATTGCTATTTTAAAAATGCGTACAGCTGAAGAAGCAATTCATTATTCTCACGAAGCAATTGAAATGCATGGAGGAAATGGCTATATTGAAGATTTCGTTACACCTCGCCTTTTAAGAGATGCTCAAGTACTTACCGTTTGGGAAGGAACGGCCAATATATTAGGTTTAGAAATTTTAAGATTGTTTAAAAAGATGAATGTTTATCCAATTTTTAAAGCATTTATTGAAGAAAAACTAATTGATGTACCGAAAAGTTTAGTTGAAGAAAGTGTAATCGTAAAGAAAAAGCTTGATGAATTAAATGAAGTTGTTAATTATGTTTATACTTTAGATGTTAATACACAAACATACTACGCTAAAAAAATAGCAAATAAAATGGCTGATTTAGTTGAAGTCGTTACTGCAATTGAAGATGCGAAAGAACATATTCGAAAAGAGTACATTGCCAAAGTGATGATTCATGAACGTTATTTTAAAGATGAAATAAATAAAGAACAAATTCATTTAAAATATTATGATGAAATCGTTGATCATAAGGTTTCGATCAATAAATGA
- a CDS encoding MerR family transcriptional regulator, whose translation MKLYSIREMTNEFNTTHRTLRYYEEIGLLHPTYSESGRRKYSPKDRTRLFLIQRGKNLGFNLQEIKEMIDLFMVDRTGEKQLQKTIEYGNQKISEVDKKINDLILLKEEIIRMKNELERKFLEIK comes from the coding sequence GTGAAGCTTTATTCGATTCGGGAGATGACTAATGAATTTAATACAACACATAGAACTCTTAGATATTATGAGGAAATAGGATTATTACACCCGACGTATTCTGAAAGTGGTAGAAGAAAATATTCTCCAAAAGATCGTACACGTCTTTTTTTAATTCAAAGAGGGAAGAATTTAGGTTTTAATTTACAAGAAATAAAAGAAATGATTGATTTATTTATGGTAGATCGAACAGGTGAAAAACAATTACAAAAAACAATTGAGTATGGGAATCAAAAAATTAGTGAAGTAGATAAGAAAATTAATGATTTGATCCTATTAAAAGAAGAGATTATTAGAATGAAGAACGAGCTTGAGCGAAAATTTTTAGAGATTAAGTAA
- a CDS encoding HAMP domain-containing protein: MKTLYIRIVLTIIVVMISSSLLAFFFSNVYYHYQLKPYNDQKLTKMALNIGTFYEENNEIKLSNYLKSVSKLGYQILVVDEKGDKSFYGGSFRNKKLGHNVIDSVLNGKVYHGIAEFPTSLFVTGFFDNTLSNTIGVPIKSGNNQLALFMRPNVQLQFGELRILFSILLLLTIVLSIIFVLVSTRYIVKPIIKLTEATRRIAEGKYNVKLQINRQDEIGKLANNFSHMSQKLGQIEAMRQEFVSNVSHEIQSPLASIQGFSQSLQTKSLTEDQRNHYLSIIEEESRRMSVLSKQLLTLAALDKEESILQKTTFDVAEQIKQVVFTTEWSWRNKDLAIDLELPQTLVFADKNLLHQVWTNLMTNSIKFSHEGGSISIKLSSNEEHVQIEFQDTGIGISEHDLKQIFNRFFIVDKARTRKESSSGLGLAIVKQIIELHNGRIEVSSKVGEGTKFYLSIPHHIS; this comes from the coding sequence GTGAAAACTTTATACATAAGAATTGTTCTTACAATCATCGTTGTTATGATCAGTAGCAGTTTATTGGCTTTCTTTTTTTCTAATGTGTATTACCACTATCAATTAAAGCCTTATAATGATCAAAAATTAACTAAAATGGCTCTAAATATCGGTACTTTTTATGAAGAAAATAATGAAATTAAGCTTAGTAATTATTTAAAGAGTGTTAGTAAATTAGGATATCAAATTTTAGTGGTGGATGAAAAAGGAGATAAATCTTTTTATGGAGGTTCTTTTAGAAATAAAAAACTAGGCCATAATGTTATTGATTCTGTCTTAAACGGAAAGGTTTATCACGGTATTGCTGAATTTCCAACATCATTATTTGTAACTGGTTTTTTTGACAACACTTTGAGTAATACAATTGGTGTTCCGATCAAGTCAGGGAATAATCAGCTGGCACTTTTTATGCGACCAAATGTACAGCTTCAATTTGGTGAATTGCGTATTCTTTTTTCGATTCTCCTATTACTGACAATCGTATTAAGTATCATATTTGTTTTAGTTAGTACAAGGTATATTGTCAAACCAATCATTAAATTAACTGAGGCAACTAGGAGGATTGCAGAGGGAAAATATAATGTTAAATTGCAAATTAACCGCCAAGACGAAATAGGAAAACTTGCAAATAACTTTTCACATATGTCGCAAAAATTGGGACAAATTGAGGCAATGCGCCAGGAATTTGTTTCGAATGTTTCTCATGAAATTCAGTCTCCACTTGCATCAATTCAAGGTTTTTCGCAATCACTTCAAACTAAAAGCTTAACTGAAGATCAGAGAAATCATTACTTATCGATAATAGAAGAAGAAAGTAGAAGAATGTCCGTATTAAGTAAACAATTATTAACGTTAGCTGCATTAGATAAGGAAGAAAGTATTTTACAAAAAACAACTTTTGATGTTGCAGAACAAATTAAGCAGGTGGTTTTTACAACTGAATGGAGTTGGAGAAACAAGGATTTGGCTATTGATTTAGAATTACCACAAACTTTAGTCTTTGCTGATAAAAATTTACTTCATCAAGTTTGGACAAATTTAATGACAAATAGTATTAAATTTAGTCATGAAGGCGGATCAATCTCAATAAAGCTCAGTAGCAATGAAGAACATGTACAAATTGAATTTCAAGATACTGGAATAGGCATTTCTGAACATGATTTAAAACAAATATTTAATCGATTTTTTATTGTTGATAAAGCAAGGACGCGAAAAGAATCTAGCAGCGGCTTAGGTTTAGCCATCGTAAAACAAATTATTGAATTGCATAATGGGCGAATTGAAGTAAGTAGTAAGGTTGGTGAAGGAACTAAATTTTATTTATCCATTCCGCATCATATTTCATAA
- a CDS encoding response regulator transcription factor codes for MIRILIVDDDSHIRELLKMYLQSEGYTTIEAANGDEASTLLENQQINLAIVDVMMPGKDGYQLCEEIREYYDFPVILLTAKSELSDKEKGFAVGTDDYLTKPFEPKEILFRIKALLRRYNMISAQKIKLNETVIDRKSYEVYCNGKLLMLPMKEFELLSQLASYPDRIFTRDELIQLIWGVDFEGDDRTINVHIKRLRERFSILTDDFSIKTVRGVGYKLEVTKK; via the coding sequence ATGATTCGAATTTTAATCGTTGATGACGACTCACATATTAGAGAATTGCTGAAAATGTATTTACAATCAGAAGGCTATACGACAATTGAAGCAGCTAATGGAGATGAAGCTTCTACATTACTCGAAAATCAACAAATAAATTTAGCGATTGTAGATGTAATGATGCCAGGTAAAGATGGGTACCAGCTGTGCGAAGAAATAAGAGAGTATTATGATTTTCCAGTCATATTATTAACTGCAAAAAGTGAGCTGTCGGATAAAGAAAAAGGATTTGCTGTTGGGACAGATGATTATTTAACAAAGCCTTTTGAACCAAAAGAAATACTCTTTCGGATTAAGGCGTTGTTAAGGCGATACAATATGATTAGCGCTCAAAAAATTAAGCTGAACGAGACTGTTATTGATCGAAAAAGCTACGAGGTTTACTGCAATGGAAAATTACTAATGCTTCCAATGAAGGAATTTGAATTATTATCTCAATTGGCAAGTTATCCGGATCGAATATTTACACGGGATGAGCTAATCCAATTAATATGGGGTGTTGATTTTGAAGGCGATGATCGAACAATTAATGTTCATATAAAACGTTTGCGTGAAAGGTTTTCCATTTTAACAGATGACTTTAGTATAAAAACTGTTCGTGGTGTTGGATATAAATTGGAGGTCACTAAAAAGTGA
- a CDS encoding DUF4183 domain-containing protein, producing the protein MDITKDVFDHNFVINAGNIPSIQAGTYATRPDSPETGSIYLDTKHRIFYRYNGSKWEALITNVNLGGGGWAAPSTPLKTTNQLFFAVSDGFRKIYTNRDGIEEYGLTTIKSPDEVSYINLFINGMLQPIVNYKIEQSRLTLLTEDVPLKGTIIIIQFISLFL; encoded by the coding sequence ATGGACATAACTAAGGATGTATTTGATCATAATTTTGTGATAAATGCAGGAAATATTCCCTCAATACAAGCAGGTACATATGCAACTCGTCCAGATAGTCCTGAAACAGGAAGTATCTATTTAGATACAAAACATCGCATTTTTTATCGATATAATGGTTCTAAATGGGAAGCGCTAATCACAAATGTTAATTTGGGAGGTGGAGGCTGGGCAGCTCCATCAACTCCTTTAAAAACTACGAATCAGTTATTTTTCGCCGTGTCTGATGGTTTTAGGAAAATATATACTAATCGTGATGGAATTGAGGAATATGGATTAACAACGATTAAATCACCAGATGAGGTTTCCTATATTAATTTGTTTATTAATGGAATGCTTCAGCCAATCGTAAATTATAAAATTGAACAAAGTAGGTTGACGCTTCTTACAGAAGACGTTCCTTTAAAGGGTACAATTATCATCATCCAATTTATCTCTTTATTTTTATGA
- a CDS encoding cell division protein FtsN, with amino-acid sequence MSFFKTISTSVMTASLGLALMGGGTFAYFSDSVKTQNTFAAGTVDLAVNPKTVVNIGNLKPGDTIYREFNLENTGSLDINKVLLGTKYQVTDAGKNDTDDFAKHIKVTMMYNQSSAYTPIVETTLADLKDQTPDLTAIQQFIGSTDNNPSNPVPDGIPADDGKGLGNNKEKLFVYFEFVDNGQDQNQFQGDKLNVEWTFNAQTGGGTDFLDTDPDSN; translated from the coding sequence ATGAGCTTTTTTAAAACAATTAGTACAAGCGTAATGACTGCAAGTTTAGGTTTAGCTTTGATGGGTGGAGGAACGTTTGCATATTTTAGTGACAGCGTAAAAACGCAAAATACGTTTGCAGCTGGTACGGTAGATTTAGCTGTAAATCCTAAAACGGTTGTTAATATTGGCAACTTAAAGCCTGGTGATACAATCTACCGCGAGTTCAATTTAGAGAATACAGGGTCATTAGATATTAATAAAGTTTTATTAGGTACAAAGTATCAAGTAACTGATGCAGGTAAGAACGATACAGATGATTTTGCTAAGCATATTAAGGTTACAATGATGTACAATCAAAGTAGTGCATATACTCCAATCGTTGAAACTACTCTAGCAGATTTAAAAGATCAAACTCCAGATTTAACAGCGATTCAACAGTTTATTGGAAGTACTGATAATAACCCATCAAACCCTGTTCCAGATGGAATTCCTGCTGATGATGGTAAAGGTTTAGGAAATAATAAGGAAAAATTATTCGTTTACTTTGAATTTGTAGATAATGGGCAAGACCAAAACCAATTCCAAGGCGACAAATTAAATGTTGAATGGACATTCAATGCACAAACAGGCGGCGGAACAGACTTCTTAGATACTGACCCAGATAGCAACTAA
- a CDS encoding ABC transporter ATP-binding protein gives MSNKLVLDNISKIYNDGDSSATTVLDQVSIQVKAGELVAVVGPSGSGKSTFLSIAGALLSPTNGRILIDDIEISKLPANKLNEFRLSKIGFIFQMSNLIPYLTVKDQLLLIAELAGIKNKIAEKKANELLDQLGLSKRMRNYPENLSGGERQRVAIARALMNDPEVIFADEPTASLDSERGRAVVEMLSKEVKQRQKAAIMVTHDKRMLDLCDRVVFIENGKLTEQI, from the coding sequence ATGAGTAATAAATTAGTGCTAGATAATATTAGCAAAATATACAATGACGGAGATTCGTCAGCAACAACTGTATTAGATCAAGTTTCCATTCAAGTAAAAGCTGGGGAACTAGTAGCAGTCGTAGGTCCGTCAGGCTCTGGTAAAAGTACATTCCTCTCAATTGCGGGAGCATTACTATCCCCGACTAATGGAAGAATTTTAATAGATGATATTGAAATTAGCAAACTCCCTGCAAACAAGCTGAATGAATTTAGACTTTCAAAAATCGGATTCATTTTTCAAATGTCTAATTTAATCCCTTACTTAACAGTTAAAGATCAGCTATTATTAATTGCTGAGTTAGCCGGCATAAAAAATAAAATTGCAGAAAAGAAAGCTAATGAATTACTTGATCAATTAGGATTATCAAAAAGGATGAGGAATTATCCAGAAAATTTATCAGGTGGAGAAAGACAACGAGTAGCAATTGCAAGAGCACTAATGAATGATCCAGAAGTCATTTTTGCGGATGAGCCAACTGCTAGTCTCGATTCTGAAAGAGGAAGAGCAGTAGTAGAAATGCTTTCTAAAGAAGTTAAGCAAAGACAAAAAGCTGCGATCATGGTAACCCACGATAAAAGAATGCTAGATCTATGTGACCGTGTTGTTTTTATTGAAAATGGCAAACTAACTGAACAGATTTAA